The following coding sequences lie in one Arachis stenosperma cultivar V10309 chromosome 5, arast.V10309.gnm1.PFL2, whole genome shotgun sequence genomic window:
- the LOC130982280 gene encoding beta-1,3-galactosyltransferase GALT1: protein MVSAYLCFTTKGCCFIHNIIKMKKLYGGVLIASLFMLFMLMILRYGVMKNPISEAYPTIPVSLNVNGTNPLEWIKSMAPPAVRNPAVTSQVISADILASSLFLGSNFSKEEQQALQTRNHLKHLLDHAQGLPNAVEAIKEAAGVWNSLISSVEEQRQGYANDSSRTKEKQCPHFLNNMSSPELSNSSYELQVPCGLTQGSSITVIGIPNGLLGNFRIDLTGEPLPGEPDPPIILHYNVRLHGDKITEDPVIVQNSWTAAHDWGGEERCPSPTPEKVKKVDDLEECNKIVGKNISQHYMAGMHSHTSRQSLATEEHSKQSKYFPFKQGLPFVATLRVGSEGIQMTVDGKHITSFTFRETLEPWVVNEIRISGDIKLISVLASGLPTSEDSEHIVDLESLKASPVSAQTPLDLFIGVFSTANNFKRRMAVRRTWMQYNAVRTNKTAVRFFVGLHKSQIVNEELWKEAQTYGDIQLMPFVDYYSLITWKSLAICIFGTEVVSAKFVMKTDDDAFIRVDEVLASLKRINVAHGLLYGLINSESRPHRSTDSKWYISPEEWSEATYPPWAHGPGYVISNDIARTVHKKYRDGHLKMFKLEDVAMGIWIADMKKEGLEVRYENEGRVYNEGCKEGYVVAHYQGPRELLCLWQKLQEGKGAKCCGDR from the exons AG GGCTGTTGCTTCATTCATAACATCATCAAAATGAAGAAATTGTATGGAGGAGTCTTAATTGCTTCATTGTTTATGCTGTTTATGCTTATGATCCTGCGATATGGGGTAATGAAAAATCCTATCAGTGAAGCTTATCCAACAATACCTGTCTCCCTTAATGTTAATGGTACTAATCCTCTAGAATGGATAAAATCTATGGCTCCTCCTGCCGTTCGCAATCCAGCTGTTACATCTCAAGTTATTTCTGCTGATATTTTAGCATCTAGCCTCTTTTTGGGGAGCAACTTTTCGAAAGAAGAGCAACAAGCTCTGCAGACACGGAACCACTTGAAACACTTACTTGATCATGCTCAGGGTTTACCTAATGCAGTAGAAGCTATCAAGGAAGCTGCGGGTGTATGGAATAGTCTTATTTCTTCAGTTGAAGAGCAAAGACAAGGTTATGCAAATGATAGTTCTAGAACAAAAGAGAAACAGTGTCCCCATTTTCTTAACAATATGAGTTCCCCTGAACTCAGTAACAGTAGTTACGAACTGCAAGTACCCTGTGGACTGACACAGGGTTCTTCCATTACTGTAATTGGCATTCCAAATGGTCTTCTTGGCAATTTTCGGATTGACTTGACTGGAGAACCACTTCCTGGGGAGCCTGACCCCCCTATAATTTTGCACTATAATGTTAGGCTTCATGGTGACAAAATCACTGAAGATCCTGTAATTGTCCAAAACTCCTGGACAGCAGCTCATGATTGGGGAGGAGAGGAGCGTTGCCCATCACCTACTCCTGAAAAGGTTAAGAAAG TTGATGACTTGGAAGAGTGCAATAAGATTGTAGggaagaacataagccaacatTACATGGCTGGCATGCATTCCCACACTTCAAGGCAATCTTTAGCAACAGAAGAGCACTCAAAACAGAGTAAATACTTTCCTTTTAAGCAAGGTTTACCTTTCGTTGCAACTCTTCGAGTGGGATCAGAGGGAATTCAGATGACAGTTGATGGAAAGCACATAACCTCATTCACTTTCCGTGAA ACTCTGGAGCCATGGGTTGTCAATGAGATACGAATTTCAGGGGACATCAAGTTAATTTCTGTTCTTGCCAGTGGTCTGCCCACATCAGAGGATTCAGAGCATATTGTCGATCTAGAATCACTAAAAGCAAGTCCTGTATCAGCACAGACCCCATTAGATCTCTTCATTGGTGTCTTCTCTACTGCGAACAATTTCAAGCGTCGGATGGCTGTTAGAAGAACCTGGATGCAATACAATGCAGTTCGAACAAACAAAACAGCCGTGCGCTTCTTTGTTGGTTTG CACAAAAGCCAAATAGTAAATGAAGAACTATGGAAAGAAGCACAAACCTATGGAGACATACAGCTGATGCCATTTGTTGACTACTACAGTCTTATAACCTGGAAGTCTTTAGCTATTTGCATTTTTGGG ACGGAGGTTGTTTCAGCAAAGTTTGTCATGAAGACAGACGATGATGCATTTATTCGAGTAGATGAAGTGCTGGCATCTTTGAAAAGGATCAATGTGGCTCATGGTTTACTATATGGACTTATTAATTCAGAATCTCGACCACACCGAAGTACTGATAGCAAATGGTACATCAGCCCAGAG GAATGGAGTGAAGCAACTTATCCTCCTTGGGCACACGGTCCTGGCTACGTTATCTCAAATGATATAGCAAGGACAGTGCACAAGAAATACAGAGATGGTCATTTAAAG ATGTTTAAACTAGAAGACGTTGCAATGGGAATATGGATTGCAGACATGAAGAAAGAAGGTCTAGAAGTTCGGTATGAGAATGAAGGCAGAGTCTATAATGAAGGTTGCAAGGAGGGTTATGTGGTAGCTCATTACCAAGGTCCTAGGGAGCTGCTATGTTTGTGGCAGAAACTTCAGGAAGGAAAAGGTGCCAAATGTTGTGGTGATAGATGA